GCTTGCTTCGCAAGCATCGTTTCAGTTCCAAAGAAAACCAAGCAGGATATTTATGATGTTGTGATTGCTGTGATTGTTGTGATATGGTACAGGAGTGGTTTGTGAGAGAAAAAACATTTCATTTTTAGGGGAGAGAGGGTATGTTATCATAAATAGCGACAGTCTGTTGGTTGTAAAGTCTGGCGTAGAGCGGCTACAATAAAAGCGGGCTTCCAGTCCTTTGcacaggaacaaaaaaaaaaagagaaagtaaaagaaggaagaaaacgacgataataataatagtaacaaTAATAATTGGTGGGTCttttattattagtagtagtaggggtttacgtcacgaggcagctgagatcatgagcggcgccacagtggtcggtctgaagattgcttttgcccacccgaGGGTCACCTGTGATGAaggctcaccacacggcacttCGTAtgtaacgtccctcgcggaacaCGGCGTTTCTAACCAATTTGTACCCAACTACAAAGTTTCTCGGCCGGATTCGACCCCGCGATCTTGTGATCATACGCGAACACGCTACACCGATGAGCCGCCGAGGCCGTTGATGACCAAAACGTGTGCAATGTAGAACGACGTTTCATGTAGCAAACTACAAAGACATTGGAGGGTTTAGTGCATCAAacgctatcgcccttgcgtacgtaagggatagcgttggcggtTTTGGGCACGCGAAATACATAAAGAGAGTTTCGCGTAGTGCACAGAACCATCAtgctgtcccttacgtacgcaaaggcgatagcgtacgatgcactataACTCGTGCCACGACTTTGTCGCCGGCTCCGGAAATGCTGCGCTTCAAACGCTCAATAGCGATTTGCATTCCGCAAGGGACATGCAGGGGAGTTTGTGCACACGCAAACTAGTGTTCTGGCAACAGGACAAATTGTGATTTGCTTGAAGGTCTGGTGAAAGCCGTTATAATAAAAACGTGAGGCTACATAACAATGTACATCTAACGAAGAACCAATTGTCCAATTGTACCCCCAGTACAACAAATGCGCATCGGCATCGATACGGGATACAATGCAGAAGAATAGACCATGCCAcaaaaagatttaaaaaaaagaaaataaagtaaGCCCGAGCTGTTTCAGTTTCAAGCAAAGAGCACCGGCCTTCAAAGCGTCGCAGCTTGTGATGGCGCACTCACGAAATCATTACATGAAGCGCGCCATCACGTAGTCCGGTTGTATTgatggcgatttcgggtgatgcatttGGAGCACTTTTTTCTGCCCCGAACCCGAGCGGCAAATTCGAGTGGTGCAGTCAGAGCAAGAGCCGCGAGTTCGGATGATGCACTTCGGAGCAGTTCGGTCGCCCCAAGAGCACATTTTTGGCTCTTGCTGCGAGAGGCCGAGCCAAAACTGCCCTCAACTCTCGTCTTCCGTCCTCTCATACCGAGCATGCGCGTACGGGTCACGCGCAGGCGGCGCACAAACAACTAGCGTCTGCGCCTCTGCGCTTGTACCTTCGCTGCCTTCGCCCAGTACGAAAACTTTGCTGCGTTCGTTTCTGATAGCATGGACTATCAAGAAAGCAGTTTCGACGAAAGTTCAGATGACTCCGATCTTCTGAACGATGAAGAGGACGACGTGATCTGCTTCTCCGAAGCTCTGCTCCAGGTATTTGGTCTGCCAGAATCAAGAACACGCATTGCGAACTACGTGAGCGATGTTGTGCGTAATTACAGCGATGAGGAGGTAATTTTTTTCTATGATACAGGTATGCTTAGGTGTTAATATTGCTTTACTGGTTTTACTATCCAGTTCCGCCAGCACTTTCGCCTGCGAAGGGACATCTGCTACAACGTAATTGCTGGTTTCGCGGAGTCAGAATGGAGCACCGCACAAGAAGGGCTCGGTGGCGCACCACGCAAGAGCCCAGAAGAACAGGTCCTTGCTTTCATCTGGTAGGCTGTACGGCTCATTCTGGTGCGGGCTGGTTGATTACCATCATGTCAACATCCAGGTACGCTGCCAACAAAACAACAATACGTGCTGTTGGCGATCGCTTCAATATGTCGGGAGCTACGGTGGAGGCGGTTTTTGAACGTGTGATGAGCTATTTGTGTGCCAGTGCCCCTCGCGTCATTCAATTTCCTGCCGACCTGCAGGACCTTGCTGAAAAGTTCAAGGAGGTAGTATATTCAGAGCTTTAGCACGATGTCTCGCTGCTAACACGCTTCAATTTGTTCCACCAGGTGTCTGGTATGCCAGGCGTAATCGGGTGCATCGACGGCTGCTACATATCCATACGTTGTCCTGCACACAAGATACCATCTGCGTACGTGAACAGACATGACATGCCAACTGTGACATTGCAGGGAGTGTGCGACAACAGTCGCCGCTTTCTGGACATTTCATCGGGGTACCCAAGCAAAATACACGACGCAAGGGTGTTTGACCTGTCTGATATTTCCAGAAGACTTCCTTCGGTTTGTGAACAGAACAGGTACCATTTGCTTGGAGATGCCGCATACCCACTACGGGAATACCTTATTACCCCTTATAAAGACTACGGTAACCTGTCGGAACAACAAGTGCAGTTCAACTTCGTGCATAGTAGCACCCGAGTGTTGATCGAGAACACTTTCGGCATTCTCAAGCAACGCTTCCGTCAACTTAAAGGTGTCGAGTTCTTTACTGTGGAGAAAGTTTGCAGGCTTATTACTTCATGTTGTGTGCTCCACAATATTTGTATAGATGAAGGAGACATTTTGGACAAGGAAGACAATACACACAGTGACAATGAGGCGGACACATATGTAGAGACAAATGTGCGTGACACTGCACTGCGTGTTCTGGGGGAGCAGAAAAGGTCGAGCTTGACTTCACAGTTGATGCTATAGCATAATGCAAACCTGCAACTTTGTACAGGTTAACACAAATAGTCACTGTATTTATTGACCAGATTTCAAATAAATGAGTCTGTTGGTTCATCTTGTTCTCCTAGTATTCGTCGCAACAAGTTAGCATTAGTTTTGTGGAGCTTTACAAGCTCTGCATGCCTTGCCATGCGCTTGGCTTCACGCTCCTCTTCGAGTTTTGCTCTGTTTTCCTCTCTCCTGGTTTCCCTTTCCTCTCGCTTTTTCTGAATCTCGTCAATCTTCTCAAAAAACATCTTTAGCTCCTGCAGTCGTGCTCTGTTGGGCTGTGGAGGACGTTTCTTGCGCTGCACTTGATTTATTGAGCCACTACCCTGTGCTTCGTTCGGTGGGCCTGCTTGTCCTTCAGCAGGGTCATCCATATGATCCTGCTGTGTAGCCTGTGCTGTCGGAAGTACTTCTGGGACCCTTTTCCTCAGCACTTTCTGTACGTTCCAAATGACCTCCGGCTGGATGCTATCGTCGATGACTCTCAATGCGTCCATCTCTTCTTCAAATGGAACTGTTTGCCTTGTACTCCCAGATGTGGTATTGTTGTCTATggctttctttttcctctttttgaTAGTCTTGTATCGGTTTTCACACTGCTCCATGGTTTTGTCAGAGTTCAGATGAGTTTTCAAGTCTTTTGCTATGTGCTGGAATAGTTTCTTCTGGTTTGAGAACTTTTTTGCGGGCCGAGCATCGGTAGGTATCAAGTAAAGGAGTAGTTTTGTCTCGCCAGGTGTCCAGGTGCAAACTGGAAAAGAGATCAAATTTCTTGTCACTCTTCGAGCTGTATGCCCAATAGCATGAAACTTCCACATGGTTCTCCATTGCAAATACTGACGCGGTCTCATTAGGAGGGTTAACGATGCTTTTCGTGTTAATTGTGATCCTTGAACCGCCACATTGCTTGTCTGCTGCTTACGACAGCGGGCTTAGCACGCCATTTGCTACATACCTGCACGGCTTTTGCTTGAGCTGCTGCGGCTGCATGATGGCTCCTCTTCTTGGGTGTCACGAGCTTAAAATGCAAACAATATTttgtagtttcgttttcaaCCTTCTTGGATGTTCAGCGCAGCCGTTACTCTAGAGCTAAGTTCTGTGGGGGGCTCAGCCACTAGAggaagaaaaacagaaataataATGCCCACAAAGGGCTGATAGGGCTGTTCGTAGGAGAACAGCGCCAGCAGCACATGGTTTCGCTTCTTGGGAACCCTCCTTACGTGAGACGGACGTCTACGTACCTGCATTGTTTTGAGTAAGCGACATTAACATGTTGTACACCTCAGGCGTTACCACAACCCGTTGCGCCATTCCTTATGTCCTTTTGTTGTCTACAGATGAAGATGTTCGTGGCCATGAAAGTTGTGAAAATTGGAAAACGCGCGGAGACGCGAAGAAAGTTTACGGAGAGAGGGAACAAGAGCACGCATTACGTAGCGCCTCTGGCGGCAAGAGCGCCTTGTGAATTCAGGTGATGACTGCCCCAGAGCGGCTCCTGTGCGGAACGCGATACCGACTGGGGTGTTCTCGGaatgcatcacccgaaatcgccattAGAGGCGTCCGTTAACGTCTTAACTGTTGATTGTATCGTGATATCATTACCCTTTCCTTAATTGCATATAGTAGACTTTTACGCCATTTTACTGGGAAGCGGAGTTAAACTGGTTGTCTACATAATTAACCGCTTCACAGTATCAATAGTTCAGCAGTTGACTGATAATGAGCCATTGCAATGTGATATCACCATCGTCGATATTTATTTCAGTTTTAAACATGTGGGTTGGACTCgctcaaaaaaataaaaaaagcgtGACCAGAAGGCAGCAGCCCTCCATTGGTCATGGAAGACGTTGCCTACTGTTGGCTTCTTCactccgctaaacttgacgtgttccttttcctaaattcatcacttgtaTCTCCTATGTGTTTGTTAAACAAATAACCAGTGAATATTTTCCGACTACATCACTcgcttgtgtgctgtcgttcgttcgtcacaTTGTTATCgcgaaactcgacagaccagagcactggcgggtggtttcgtttttgccatttccggttcccgttggttcacAGAGCAGCatgcagatgactgtttactgtgtgtattcatctttggattaTTGTTGTCTTctgaaatacatgcctacatttgtCACGATGgataacgatttattgatttcgcacgcaaagcatacaaacgccacttcaagaCGTCATAGGTGGTAAACATCTTCATATGTGTTAGTCGAAAGCAAAGGGATGGCGGTGTCGCATAGATaaaatatgattcacgtttgatatgacaacgttGACCTTGCGATTCCAGTATAGCACTACTGAATCCTGCAAGTATTCCGAAGGTTCGTACAaactcaacgcaattacacgggTTGCCCCGCTTCCTACgctggacgtcgttccctccaTCGGCTTGTTTCCCAGTTTGTTATTCCACGTGACTacacagggttggcaacaaatgAAGCAGCTCACGCAGTACTTAGGGGgtagaaattcgtccactaacactgtccatgaccaacggatggctgcgcccagGAGGTCACGCTCGGGGCTAGGAGAATACCATTGACGGcacgccaagtacgttctctagagtcttcctatatta
The Ornithodoros turicata isolate Travis unplaced genomic scaffold, ASM3712646v1 ctg00001142.1, whole genome shotgun sequence genome window above contains:
- the LOC135376520 gene encoding putative nuclease HARBI1, with protein sequence MDYQESSFDESSDDSDLLNDEEDDVICFSEALLQVFGLPESRTRIANYVSDVVRNYSDEEFRQHFRLRRDICYNVIAGFAESEWSTAQEGLGGAPRKSPEEQVLAFIWYAANKTTIRAVGDRFNMSGATVEAVFERVMSYLCASAPRVIQFPADLQDLAEKFKEVSGMPGVIGCIDGCYISIRCPAHKIPSAYVNRHDMPTVTLQGVCDNSRRFLDISSGYPSKIHDARVFDLSDISRRLPSVCEQNRYHLLGDAAYPLREYLITPYKDYGNLSEQQVQFNFVHSSTRVLIENTFGILKQRFRQLKGVEFFTVEKVCRLITSCCVLHNICIDEGDILDKEDNTHSDNEADTYVETNVRDTALRVLGEQKRSSLTSQLML